A stretch of the Vitis riparia cultivar Riparia Gloire de Montpellier isolate 1030 chromosome 13, EGFV_Vit.rip_1.0, whole genome shotgun sequence genome encodes the following:
- the LOC117928335 gene encoding uncharacterized protein LOC117928335 codes for MSRLDRFLVSEDWEGHFKGVVQCTLPRPVSDHFSILLDGGGVSKGPVPFRFENMRLKEEGFKDLLKGWWQSLSFNGSFSFILAEKLKALKAILKSWNKDVFGKVGVNKKLALDKVDFWDGQEKLRPLSMEELEARNEAKGDFEKWALMEEVSWRQKSREVWLREGLDFNRIGDEEAARLKEVFSEDEVFLALSYLNGDRALAPDGVEDLRDFRPISLAGGLYKLLAKVLANRLKKVVGKVVSSTQNAFVEERQILDVALIANEAIDSLLKQNESGVLCKLDLENAYDHIN; via the exons ATGTCCAGGCTAGATCGGTTCTTGGTGTCGGAGGACTGGGAAGGCCACTTTAAGGGGGTAGTGCAGTGTACTCTTCCTAGGCCAGTGTCCGATCACTTTTCTATCCTATTGGATGGGGGAGGGGTTAGTAAAGGACCTGTCCCTTTCCGGTTTGAAAATATGCGGCTAAAGGAGGAGGGTTTTAAGGACCTGTTGAAGGGATGGTGGCAAAGTCTAAGTTTCAATGGATCCTTTAGTTTCATCCTTGCAGAGAAGTTGAAGGCTTTGAAGGCTATCTTAAAGTCTTGGAACAAGGATGTTTTTGGGAAGGTGGGAGTCAATAAGAAATTGGCCTTGGACAAGGTGGATTTTTGGGATGGTCAGGAGAAGTTACGCCCTTTATCAATGGAGGAACTGGAAGCTAGAAATGAAGCAAAGGGGGACTTCGAAAAATGGGCTCTAATGGAGGAGGtttcttggagacaaaaatcaagagaagtgtGGTTGAGAGAGG GTTTAGACTTTAATAGAATTGGAGATGAGGAAGCAGCTAGATTGAAGGAGGTATTTTCAGAGGATGAGGTCTTCTTGGCTCTCTCATATCTGAACGGGGACAGAGCTCTGGCTCCAGATG GCGTTGAGGACCTTAGAGACTTCAGACCGATCAGTTTGGCGGGAGGATTGTATAAACTGTTGGCAAAAGTGTTAGCTAACAGGCTTAAGAAGGTAGTGGGCAAAGTGGTGTCTTCAACTCAAAACGCCTTTGTTGAAGAAAGACAGATTCTCGATGTTGCCCTTATTGCCAATGAGGCAATAGATTCTTTGTTGAAACAAAACGAGAGTGGGGTGTTATGTAAATTGGACTTAGAGAATGCATACGATCACATAAACTAG